The Malus domestica chromosome 13, GDT2T_hap1 genome includes a window with the following:
- the LOC139190997 gene encoding uncharacterized protein, whose amino-acid sequence MSTLRYPQGNGQAEASNKTIINCLKNSLTDKKGKWPDELLECLWAYRTTKRRATGETPFPLAFGSKAIIPPNIIVPSISTLLPSIEQNSKEMATSLDMVEEKCEHTITLIATYQQQFLSNYNKRAKIRQFQLRDLILRKAFITARREASKKMDPIWEGLYNISRVGCKGHYTLATMNDKEIKKQ is encoded by the coding sequence ATGTCCACGctgagatatcctcaaggcaatgggcaggccgaagcatCTAACAAAACGATCATCAACTGCCTCAAGAATTCCCTCAccgacaagaagggaaaatggccagatgaactcctcgaatgtctatgggcatatcgcaccaccaaaagacgagcaaccggtgaGACTCCTTTccctttggcatttggttcgaAAGCAATTATTCCTCCCAACATTATCGTGCCAAGCATTAGCACTCTACTgccaagcattgagcagaaTAGTAAAGAAATGGCCACAAGTTTAGATATGGTAGAGGAGAAGTGCGAGCATACCATTACTCTCATCGCAACCTACCAGCAACAGTTCCTCTccaactacaacaaaagggccaagatccggcagttccaacTCAGAGATCtaatcctaagaaaagccttcatcactgctcGCAGAGAAGCCTCCAAAAaaatggatcccatctgggaaggtctgtaCAACATCAGCAGAGTAGGCTGCAAGGGTCATTACACCCTTGCCACTATGAATGACAAAGAGATCAAGAAGCAATAG